The Camelina sativa cultivar DH55 chromosome 18, Cs, whole genome shotgun sequence DNA window tattgaaaGATTGGCTTTGTAATTAAAATGTGGCAAGTGGCAACTATATTTCACTGTTCAAACCTTAAACTTACAACAAATGTTAGACGATATATACTAGATGTTAGTTTCCTTGTAGTTGAAGCAAGGGATTGGACCTTTTGACATTGCCTCCATTATATTTCCAATACAAAAAGTTTCTGAAAACAATGCGCAATCAAAAGCTCTACGCTTAACTTCAAATTCCAAAAGAAGCCTCTCGCGAAAATAcctatttatgtttttgtttcaatttcacaCGCAAAGTAAAATTCCATACTTATATANNNNNNNNNNNNNNNNNNNNNNNNNNNNNNNNNNNNNNNNNNNNNNNNNNNNNNNNNNNNNNNNNNNNNNNNNNNNNNNNNNNNNNNNNNNNNNNNNNNNNNNNNNNNNNNNNNNNNNNNNNNNNNNNNNNNNNNNNNNNNNNNNNNNNNNNNNNNNNNNNNNNNNNNNNNNNNNNNNNNNNNNNNNNNNNNNNNNNNNNNNNNNNNNNNNNNNNNNNNNNNNNNNNNNNNNNNNNNNNNNNNNNNNNNNNNNNNNNNNNNNNNNNNNNNNNNNNNNNNNNNNNNNNNNNNNNNNNNNNNNNNNNNNNNNNNNNNNNNNNNNNNNNNNNNNNNNNNNNNNNNNNNNNNNNNNNNNNNNNNNNNNNNNNNNNNNNNNNNNNNNNNNNNNNNNNNNNNNNNNNNNNNNNNNNNNNNNNNNNNNNNNNNNNNNNNNNNNNNNNNNNNNNNNNNNNNNNNNNNNNNNNNNNNNNNNNNNNNNNNNNNNNNNNNNNNNNNNNNNNNNNNNNNNNNNNNNNNNNNNNNNNNNNNNNNNNNNNNNNNNNNNNNNNNNNNNNNNNNNNNNNNNNNNNNNNNNNNNNNNNNNNNNNNNNNNNNNNNNNNNNNNNtactataataaataattattgaaaGATTGGCTTTGTAATTAAAATGTGGCAAGTGGCAACTATATTTCACTGTTCAAACCTTAAACTTACAACAAATGTTAGACGATATATACTAGATGTTAGTTTCCTTGTAGTTGAAGCAAGGGATTGGACCTTTTGACATTGCCTCCATTATATTTCCAATACAAAAAGTTTCTGAAAACAATGCGCAATCAAAAGCTCTACGCTTAACTTCAAATTCCAAAAGAAGCCTCTCGCGAAAATAcctatttatgtttttgtttcaatttcacaCGCAAAGTAAAATTCCatacttatatatttaattacaaaaatataagtaCATAAGAAATGATTCCTTTTTCAAGCAACGTAGTTCAGTGAGATATTATATTATCTTGTGGACTATGTATGTGATATGTACTCAGTACGAGAATAATATCTACAGATTCAATACAATTTATACAGCATATATACGTAAACACTAGTCAACTCATTTCAATCATTTTTCATATAGTACGGGATTAGAAATTAGTAGGTTATTCAGACTTCTAATTCAGTATTGTTTTGCAGaagaaaatcattttaaaaagtttcttggaaaatattgattttaaattcatattttattaattacgtGATCTCATGTATATTCGTTAGAAGATATTAACCTCTCACAGGAAGTAATTTGCATTACTTGTTTTAAGAAACAATGtactaataacattttttttttaaatgtttacttaaaaaaatcatcgcattaatatttttaagcttttggGATTCAATATAATTCGATGTGAaactaaaagatgtaaaaatcatataaatatttttatcaatcatTGGATATTTTGATGCGACTCTTTGgcatacaaataaatatatacaaccGAAATATAAAAAATCGTTTAAATGCgaagatattaatatttaatacatACATAATTTGATGGGGCCAAATTTTTGGACTCGAAGCTAACTTCTGAATACAGCCATGCGAAGGGattgtaaaatacaaaatatcgCATGGGCAGAACCGTCATTTGAAGATAAACTGCCTGTTCGGACATATGAAAGATATGCTTTGTCAGAGAGTTGCAGAAGAAGTCTTTCCCATGCTTACCActtcacctctctctctctctcttctctttctatttctcgTACCTTCTCCACTGTAATAACCTCCCCAATTCGAAAAACCCAAACTTGCTtagattgtatatttttctttatcatctctCTACGAAATGCAAGATATTCATGATTACTCGATGACCGGaggtggcggtggtggaggaggagggagGTTTTTCGGTGGAGGAAtcggcggaggaggaggtggagatCGGAGGATGAGAGCTCATCAGAACAGTATACTTAACCATCACCAATCTCTCAAGTGTCCTCGTTGTAACTCTCTTAACACAAAGTTCTGTTACTATAACAATTACAATCTTTCTCAGCCTAGACACTTTTGCAAGAACTGTCGTCGTTACTGGACTAAAGGTGGTGTTCTACGTAACGTCCCCGTCGGAGGTGGTTGCCGGAAAGCTAAAAGATCGAAAACAAAGCAGCCTACGTCTTCCTCCTCTGCCGACAAATTACCAACCACGACGCAGCAAGAACATAACGTGGAGGACAAATCAAGTACGGGATCTCACTCTAGCAGCGAGAGCTCTTCTCTCACCGCTTCTAACTCTACCACCGTCGCCGCCGTGTCCGTCACCGCGGCGGCGGAGGTTGCTTCGTCGGTTGTTCCCGGTTTTGACATGCCTAATCTTAAACTGTATGGTAACGGGATCGAGTGGTCGACGTTGCTTGGACAAGGCTCATCGGACGGTGGAGTTTTCTCTGAGATCGGAGGCTTTACTGCGGCGTCG harbors:
- the LOC104762194 gene encoding dof zinc finger protein DOF5.4, with protein sequence MQDIHDYSMTGGGGGGGGGRFFGGGIGGGGGGDRRMRAHQNSILNHHQSLKCPRCNSLNTKFCYYNNYNLSQPRHFCKNCRRYWTKGGVLRNVPVGGGCRKAKRSKTKQPTSSSSADKLPTTTQQEHNVEDKSSTGSHSSSESSSLTASNSTTVAAVSVTAAAEVASSVVPGFDMPNLKLYGNGIEWSTLLGQGSSDGGVFSEIGGFTAASAIETAPFGFGGKFVNQDDHLKLESETVQQQQFGDRTAQVEFQGRSSDPNMGFEPLDWGSSGGDQTLFDLTSTVDHAYWSQSQWTSSDQDQNGLYLP